From one Alphaproteobacteria bacterium genomic stretch:
- a CDS encoding cation transporter, whose protein sequence is MRALWTAVFTATALFGSLAHAAERTVILAVDNMYCAACPHIVSTSLYRIDGVAVVAISNADKTATVTFDDARASVADLIKATTDAGYPSKVRP, encoded by the coding sequence ATGCGTGCCCTCTGGACGGCCGTCTTCACCGCCACCGCGTTGTTCGGCTCGCTAGCGCATGCGGCTGAGCGCACCGTGATCCTCGCGGTCGACAACATGTATTGCGCTGCCTGCCCGCATATCGTCTCGACGAGTCTGTACCGCATCGACGGTGTCGCAGTCGTCGCCATCTCCAACGCGGACAAGACCGCGACCGTCACCTTCGACGATGCCCGGGCGAGCGTCGCCGATCTCATCAAGGCGACGACCGATGCCGGCTACCCGTCCAAGGTGCGGCCCTGA
- a CDS encoding Zn-dependent alcohol dehydrogenase: protein MKAAVLFEPHKPLEICEVKVRDPGPHEVVVRTAAAGLCHSDLHFIEGLYPHPMPVILGHESAGVIEAVGSEVTYVQPGDHVITCLSVFCGTCKNCTAGRPNLCLNTAVKEPPGQAEKYIWDRPEKLNNFTNLSSYAEQMLLHENAVVKVRKDMPLDRGALIGCGVITGFGAAVNSAKVRFNDSVAIIGCGGVGMAALHGAHIAGASRVIAVDTNPVKLQLAAKLGATDLVNPRDGDPVQQILDLTSGGVDHAIECLGTKRTAEQAFEMLAIGGTATIVGMVPFGQKLEIHGADFLRERKIQGSSMGSNRFRTDMTNLVELYMNGRLQLDDWISNHIKLEEINEGFTAMKEGRVVRSVIDFGVTKFN, encoded by the coding sequence ATGAAAGCCGCCGTGCTGTTCGAGCCGCACAAGCCGCTCGAAATCTGCGAAGTGAAGGTTCGCGATCCCGGCCCGCACGAGGTGGTGGTGCGCACCGCCGCCGCCGGTCTCTGCCACTCCGACCTGCACTTTATCGAAGGCCTATATCCGCATCCGATGCCGGTGATCCTCGGCCATGAGAGCGCCGGCGTGATCGAGGCCGTGGGCTCCGAAGTGACCTATGTGCAGCCGGGCGACCATGTCATCACCTGCCTCAGCGTGTTCTGCGGCACCTGCAAGAACTGCACCGCCGGCCGGCCGAATCTCTGCCTCAACACCGCGGTCAAGGAGCCGCCGGGACAGGCCGAGAAATATATCTGGGACCGCCCGGAGAAGCTGAACAACTTCACCAACCTCTCGTCCTATGCGGAGCAGATGCTGCTGCACGAGAATGCGGTGGTGAAGGTGCGCAAGGATATGCCGCTCGACCGTGGCGCGCTGATCGGCTGCGGCGTCATCACCGGCTTCGGCGCGGCGGTGAATTCGGCCAAGGTCCGCTTCAACGATTCCGTGGCGATCATCGGCTGCGGCGGCGTCGGCATGGCGGCCCTGCACGGCGCCCATATCGCAGGTGCGAGCCGGGTGATCGCGGTCGACACCAACCCGGTCAAGCTGCAACTGGCGGCGAAACTGGGCGCGACCGACCTCGTCAACCCCAGGGACGGCGACCCGGTGCAGCAGATCCTGGATCTCACCAGCGGCGGCGTCGACCATGCCATCGAATGCCTCGGCACCAAGCGCACGGCGGAGCAGGCGTTCGAAATGCTGGCCATCGGCGGCACGGCGACGATTGTCGGCATGGTGCCGTTCGGCCAGAAGCTGGAAATCCACGGCGCCGACTTCCTGCGCGAGCGCAAGATCCAGGGCTCGTCCATGGGCTCCAACCGCTTCCGCACCGACATGACCAACCTGGTCGAGCTCTACATGAACGGCCGCCTGCAACTCGACGACTGGATTTCCAACCACATCAAGCTGGAGGAAATCAACGAGGGCTTCACGGCGATGAAGGAAGGCCGCGTGGTCCGCTCGGTCATCGACTTCGGCGTGACCAAGTTCAACTGA
- a CDS encoding SDR family oxidoreductase — protein sequence MTEKKLAGKVALITGGARGLGRGYALRLAKLGADIAIIDRNLRGADVYEFERSLLTADTVMAECEALGVRAMGLEVDLTDRKATEAALAQVAERMGRLDIVVANAGGGTVLFADEKQAGEGANQVLDDVTTGTPSDTPEEMLTRVMDINVKTCMYTCMAATPYLKQAGGGRIVTVSSTAGVDARGAYHPYGTAKAAIIHYTRALAQELGPFNINVNAIAPGIVRTGRLGDRSAMAEERVALRREGTIDDCAGVVEFLTTDLSAYVTGRVILIDGGMIH from the coding sequence ATGACCGAAAAGAAACTCGCGGGCAAAGTGGCCCTCATCACCGGCGGCGCCCGTGGCCTCGGCCGCGGCTACGCGCTGCGCCTTGCCAAGCTGGGTGCCGACATCGCCATCATCGACCGCAATCTGCGCGGCGCCGACGTCTATGAGTTCGAGCGCTCGCTGCTGACCGCCGACACCGTCATGGCCGAATGCGAGGCGCTGGGCGTCCGCGCCATGGGGCTGGAGGTCGACCTGACAGACCGCAAGGCGACCGAGGCAGCGCTGGCCCAGGTGGCGGAGCGCATGGGCCGGCTTGACATCGTCGTCGCCAATGCCGGCGGCGGCACCGTCCTCTTCGCCGACGAAAAGCAGGCCGGGGAGGGGGCGAACCAGGTGCTGGACGACGTCACCACCGGCACCCCCTCCGACACGCCGGAGGAAATGCTGACCCGCGTCATGGACATCAACGTCAAGACCTGCATGTACACCTGCATGGCCGCGACCCCGTATCTGAAGCAGGCGGGCGGCGGCCGCATCGTCACGGTCTCGTCGACCGCCGGCGTCGACGCGCGCGGCGCCTATCACCCCTATGGCACCGCCAAGGCCGCGATCATCCATTACACGCGGGCGCTGGCGCAGGAGCTGGGGCCGTTCAACATCAATGTAAATGCCATCGCGCCCGGCATTGTCCGCACCGGCCGCCTCGGCGACCGCTCGGCCATGGCAGAAGAGCGGGTGGCATTGCGGCGCGAAGGCACGATCGACGATTGCGCCGGCGTGGTGGAGTTCCTGACCACAGACCTATCCGCCTACGTCACCGGCCGGGTGATCCTGATCGACGGCGGCATGATCCACTAG
- a CDS encoding crotonase/enoyl-CoA hydratase family protein produces the protein MSSPVAYTLADGIATLAMDDGKANAMAPAMSAALNAGLDRAAKEGARAVVIRGRPGLLSGGFDLKIIRGDDEALKAQMRDAGMALLKRLYLSPLPIVFAVTGHAVAMGALLLFAGDVRIGLAGDFRIGLNEVGIGLSLPIAGIELARDRLLPTELSRAIVYAQLYRPDEAAAVGYLDQVATADAFDDRVRMAAEALAALDPAAFAETKRRLRQPTLDRIAALGA, from the coding sequence ATGTCTTCTCCCGTTGCCTACACCCTAGCGGACGGCATCGCCACGCTTGCCATGGACGATGGCAAGGCCAATGCCATGGCCCCCGCCATGAGCGCGGCCCTGAACGCCGGCCTGGACCGCGCGGCCAAAGAGGGCGCCCGCGCCGTCGTCATCCGCGGCCGGCCCGGCCTGCTCTCCGGCGGCTTCGACCTGAAGATCATCCGCGGCGACGACGAGGCGCTGAAGGCGCAAATGCGCGACGCCGGCATGGCCTTGCTGAAGCGCCTCTATCTCTCGCCGCTGCCCATCGTCTTTGCCGTCACCGGCCATGCCGTCGCCATGGGCGCGCTGCTGCTGTTCGCCGGCGATGTGCGCATTGGCCTCGCCGGCGACTTCCGCATCGGCCTGAACGAGGTCGGCATCGGCCTGTCGCTGCCCATTGCCGGCATCGAGCTCGCCCGCGACCGCCTGTTGCCGACCGAGTTGTCCCGCGCCATCGTCTACGCCCAGCTCTACCGCCCGGACGAGGCCGCCGCTGTCGGCTATCTCGATCAGGTGGCCACGGCCGATGCGTTCGACGACCGGGTCCGCATGGCCGCCGAGGCCCTGGCCGCCCTCGACCCCGCCGCCTTTGCCGAAACCAAGCGGCGCCTCCGCCAACCGACACTCGACCGTATCGCAGCCCTGGGAGCCTGA
- a CDS encoding Glu/Leu/Phe/Val dehydrogenase, whose translation MNDHSPSAARAATPDLRATVSRQFDLAAARIPSLKSGLIDFLRYPKRTISLCFPVEMNDGSVRTFHGYRVVHNTAKGPGKGGMRYHPDVTMDEVIALATLMTWKCALIDVPFGGAKGGVICDTKALDESELRRITRRFIHELGDNIGPYTDVPAPDMYTNEQTMAWVYDTYAQEHPGRNNLPVVTGKPIDMGGSLGRSDATGLGTCFAAERLVMLGGVPGLPSLQGARVAVQGFGNVANAGARSFQAAGARIVAVSDSQGGIYCEDGLDLDAVAAFKREHGTVVGLPNTQSLTNEDLLATDCDVLVPAAMAGQIHEGNADAIRARLVVEGANGPVTPAGDALLAARGVVVLPDILANAGGVCVSYYEWVQNNENEQWDLEDVNRKMKRKMERAVDTVLARQRRLDRSPDVAEANDLRMAAIVVAVERIADITLKRGIWP comes from the coding sequence ATGAACGATCACAGCCCTTCCGCCGCCCGCGCCGCGACGCCCGACCTTCGCGCCACGGTCAGCCGCCAGTTCGACCTGGCGGCCGCCCGGATTCCCTCGCTCAAGTCCGGCCTGATCGACTTCCTGCGCTATCCCAAGCGCACCATCAGCCTCTGCTTCCCGGTGGAGATGAACGATGGTTCGGTCCGCACCTTCCACGGCTACCGCGTCGTGCACAACACGGCCAAGGGGCCGGGCAAGGGCGGCATGCGCTATCACCCGGACGTCACCATGGACGAGGTGATCGCGCTCGCCACGCTGATGACCTGGAAATGCGCCCTGATCGACGTGCCCTTCGGCGGCGCCAAGGGCGGCGTCATCTGCGATACCAAGGCGCTGGACGAGTCCGAACTCCGCCGCATCACCCGCCGCTTCATCCACGAACTCGGCGACAATATCGGCCCCTATACCGATGTGCCGGCGCCGGACATGTACACCAACGAGCAGACCATGGCCTGGGTCTACGACACCTATGCCCAGGAGCATCCCGGCCGCAACAACCTGCCCGTCGTCACCGGCAAGCCCATCGACATGGGCGGCTCGCTGGGCCGCAGCGACGCGACCGGCCTCGGCACCTGTTTCGCGGCGGAGCGGCTGGTGATGCTGGGCGGGGTGCCGGGCCTGCCCTCGCTTCAGGGCGCGCGCGTCGCGGTCCAGGGCTTCGGCAATGTCGCCAACGCCGGCGCCCGCAGCTTTCAGGCCGCCGGCGCCCGCATCGTCGCCGTCAGCGATTCCCAGGGCGGCATCTACTGCGAGGACGGCCTGGACCTGGACGCGGTCGCGGCCTTCAAGCGCGAGCATGGCACGGTGGTCGGCCTGCCCAACACCCAATCGCTCACCAATGAGGACCTGCTGGCCACCGATTGCGACGTGCTGGTGCCCGCCGCCATGGCCGGCCAGATCCACGAGGGCAATGCCGATGCCATCCGCGCCCGCCTGGTGGTCGAGGGCGCGAACGGCCCCGTCACGCCGGCGGGCGACGCTTTGCTGGCCGCTCGCGGCGTCGTGGTGTTGCCCGACATTCTGGCCAATGCCGGCGGCGTCTGCGTCAGCTATTACGAGTGGGTGCAGAACAACGAGAACGAGCAGTGGGACCTGGAGGACGTGAACCGGAAGATGAAGCGCAAGATGGAGCGCGCCGTCGATACGGTCCTTGCCCGCCAGCGCCGCCTTGACCGGTCCCCCGACGTGGCCGAGGCCAACGACCTGCGCATGGCCGCCATCGTCGTCGCCGTGGAGCGCATCGCCGACATCACCCTGAAGCGCGGCATCTGGCCCTGA